Proteins from a single region of Fimbriimonadales bacterium:
- a CDS encoding NADH-quinone oxidoreductase subunit J has product MNWGLGLFLVFAVIGVVSSVAVIATQHVVRAALALVLNFLALAGLYFLMSLDILGISQVLVYTGLIMMLFLFCILLLNLSAPEMLQEKSGIKWFFAVVFAAGLVAVVTSQAIAPLALAEQPTAPDDFGKAKVVGTYLFNHWVYGFEICSILLLIGIVGSILLAKRR; this is encoded by the coding sequence ATGAATTGGGGTTTGGGTTTATTTTTGGTGTTTGCTGTGATAGGTGTAGTTTCGTCTGTTGCGGTTATTGCGACGCAGCATGTCGTTCGTGCCGCGCTTGCGCTCGTTCTTAATTTTTTGGCATTGGCGGGATTGTATTTTCTGATGAGTCTCGATATTTTGGGCATCAGTCAAGTGCTCGTATATACGGGCTTGATTATGATGCTGTTTTTATTTTGTATTTTGCTTTTGAATTTGAGCGCTCCTGAAATGCTTCAAGAAAAAAGCGGGATCAAATGGTTTTTTGCAGTCGTGTTCGCAGCGGGATTAGTGGCAGTGGTGACATCGCAGGCAATCGCACCGCTTGCACTCGCTGAACAGCCGACCGCTCCCGACGATTTCGGTAAGGCGAAAGTCGTCGGCACATATCTCTTCAATCATTGGGTTTACGGTTTCGAAATTTGCAGTATTTTGCTTTTGATCGGAATCGTAGGTTCTATTCTCTTAGCGAAAAGGAGATAA
- a CDS encoding NADH-quinone oxidoreductase subunit M, translating to MPEKHTFGILSLTIWLPTLGALLLGFIPRSYVHWHRYIALIFTLATFAVSLSLYFLFSANTFHFQFVESIPWIPQLGIQYKLGIDGISLWLVLLTTFITVIAVWFSFYVGERAKEFMMFMLILETALLGVFSALDLALFYIFFEATLIPMYFLIAIWGSEQKRAYAAIKFFLFTFLGSIFMLVAIIYLCFVVASAEFGRYSFDLLELQALASRGELVSGTVAMWVFAAFAVSFAVKVPFFPLHTWLPDAHTEAPTAGSIILAAIMLKMGTYGFLRFCFPLFPEASLQAAPFMMGLALVGILYGAVMAAVQPDWKRLVAYSSVSHLGFVMLGAFALNHNGLTGSILQSLNHGVSTGALFLLVGMIYERRHTRLFSEYGGLKRQMPMFATLFLIIMLSSVGLPSMNGFIGEFLCLLGAFEAGMEGTVGISMVIPVLAAGGVVLAAVYLLWMFQKAFYGKCENAENRRLRDIKPWEQFLGWSLVLFVFWVGLYPTTFTSKMEASVNALRHQTLLPAGKRPVWSDMNVDINSRGDVVEVLRRTQQGEWTEGRVLVPANHHAQRSMGWVKGEDSQTLARGK from the coding sequence ATGCCAGAAAAACACACTTTCGGAATCTTGAGCCTTACGATATGGTTACCCACTTTAGGCGCTTTACTTTTGGGGTTCATTCCGAGGTCTTATGTGCATTGGCATCGTTATATCGCGCTCATTTTCACACTTGCAACGTTCGCAGTTTCGTTGAGTTTATATTTTCTTTTCAGCGCTAATACCTTCCATTTCCAATTCGTCGAGAGCATTCCTTGGATTCCTCAGTTAGGGATTCAATATAAACTCGGCATCGATGGAATCAGCCTTTGGCTCGTTCTCTTAACGACGTTTATTACCGTGATTGCGGTTTGGTTCAGTTTTTATGTCGGTGAACGAGCGAAAGAGTTCATGATGTTCATGCTGATATTAGAGACAGCGTTATTAGGTGTGTTTTCTGCTCTCGATTTGGCGCTTTTTTATATTTTCTTCGAAGCGACGCTGATTCCCATGTATTTTCTCATCGCAATTTGGGGAAGTGAGCAAAAGCGCGCATACGCGGCAATCAAATTTTTCTTGTTCACTTTTTTGGGTTCGATTTTCATGCTCGTTGCGATTATTTATTTGTGTTTTGTCGTCGCATCTGCAGAATTCGGTCGCTATAGTTTCGATTTATTAGAATTGCAAGCGCTCGCATCTCGAGGGGAATTGGTTTCCGGTACAGTTGCGATGTGGGTTTTTGCAGCGTTCGCAGTTTCGTTCGCCGTAAAAGTGCCTTTCTTTCCATTGCACACTTGGTTGCCTGATGCGCATACCGAAGCGCCCACAGCGGGTTCTATTATCTTGGCGGCGATTATGTTGAAAATGGGAACGTACGGGTTTTTGAGATTTTGCTTCCCTCTATTTCCCGAAGCGAGTTTGCAAGCGGCTCCGTTTATGATGGGGCTGGCGCTCGTCGGAATTTTATACGGCGCGGTGATGGCTGCCGTTCAACCCGATTGGAAGCGTCTCGTTGCGTATTCTTCCGTGAGCCACCTCGGATTCGTGATGCTCGGAGCGTTCGCTTTGAATCACAACGGTCTTACGGGAAGCATTTTGCAAAGTTTGAATCACGGGGTTTCGACCGGAGCGTTGTTTTTGTTGGTGGGGATGATTTACGAACGGCGTCATACGAGATTATTTAGCGAATACGGGGGACTGAAACGACAAATGCCGATGTTCGCAACATTGTTTTTGATTATCATGTTGAGTTCGGTGGGGCTTCCTTCGATGAACGGATTTATCGGCGAATTTTTGTGTTTGCTCGGTGCTTTCGAAGCAGGGATGGAGGGAACGGTCGGAATCTCTATGGTGATTCCCGTTCTCGCTGCTGGGGGGGTGGTCTTGGCTGCGGTTTATTTGCTTTGGATGTTCCAGAAGGCATTTTACGGAAAATGTGAGAACGCTGAAAATCGAAGATTGCGAGACATCAAACCTTGGGAGCAGTTTCTCGGGTGGTCATTGGTTCTTTTCGTGTTCTGGGTTGGACTTTATCCGACGACATTTACTTCGAAAATGGAGGCGAGTGTTAACGCATTGCGTCATCAAACTCTTTTACCAGCTGGGAAGAGACCCGTATGGTCGGATATGAATGTGGACATCAATTCGCGCGGAGATGTTGTGGAAGTACTGCGAAGAACTCAGCAAGGGGAATGGACAGAGGGGCGCGTTCTCGTACCCGCGAATCACCACGCCCAGCGTAGTATGGGGTGGGTGAAGGGCGAAGATTCGCAAACATTGGCGAGGGGAAAATGA
- the nuoG gene encoding NADH-quinone oxidoreductase subunit NuoG — MAEADTQQQLVKIWINDIPLEVPKGELIVEAVKRLGLQIPIFCYHKRLEPVGMCRMCLVEAGFRQQDGSTRILPKPQTGCTLRAQENLVVYTDTERVREDRKGVLEFLLINHPLDCPICDRGGECPLQNNTLFYGPSTSRFIEEKRHLPKAFPLSRYVTLDLERCIQCGRCVRFTEEISGDSELAFFFRGAEMQPLTYELTEFESKFSGNTIEICPVGALTSSQYRFRARPWDLETKPAICLECSNGCNTWFDYRIGKVARINGRTNEAVNEEWTCDKGKFGHDYLNTPTRLTSPLVREDGNLREVSWGKAYEALIPYFEKGGEKVAGLTSGRLSNEDYYLFRKIFREHFRSENFDHRWHRYLPKYENTPERRHNLLTSQMSIEVYEREPVIFIFGKDLADEQPILYLRVRKAWLRRGAKIIVASHERTYADRFADVVLHFRPGTEMALLAGLTNLLLDGGAHTELKNVVSPFTLEETERITGIPQREILRAAEILRSGFAMVASRSLYDLVNGEDIVSALANLAIAGKSAEKFNLYATEGNEQGALEIGIFPRENGMNTREILEACAEGRIRALWLVQCDPFKLWKDTELVQKALENVPFLVVQDIEQTEAFYFASVVLPACAFCERDGSYTNMERRVQRVRQIMEPKGHAKPHWKIFSEISLRIQPHVPPFQSAEVMSKMGEEIAVFRASRYSQLEGEGVRLPQEGLGTPRVFIPSYRVLEDVRA; from the coding sequence ATGGCAGAAGCCGACACTCAACAGCAACTCGTCAAGATTTGGATAAACGATATCCCTTTAGAAGTACCTAAGGGGGAGTTGATCGTAGAGGCGGTGAAGAGGTTGGGGCTGCAGATTCCGATTTTTTGTTATCACAAGAGGCTCGAACCGGTCGGAATGTGCAGGATGTGTCTGGTCGAGGCGGGGTTTCGACAGCAGGATGGCTCGACACGTATTCTTCCCAAGCCGCAAACTGGTTGCACCCTCCGAGCACAAGAGAACTTAGTGGTTTATACAGACACGGAGCGGGTTCGAGAGGATAGAAAAGGGGTTCTGGAGTTTTTGCTCATCAATCACCCTTTGGATTGCCCGATATGCGATAGGGGCGGAGAATGTCCCTTGCAAAACAACACGCTGTTTTACGGACCTTCAACGAGCCGTTTCATCGAAGAGAAGCGCCATTTACCGAAGGCTTTTCCTTTGAGTCGTTACGTTACTTTGGATTTAGAGAGGTGCATTCAATGCGGAAGGTGCGTTCGGTTCACGGAGGAGATTTCGGGTGATTCAGAATTGGCGTTTTTCTTCCGCGGTGCTGAGATGCAGCCTTTGACTTACGAACTGACAGAATTCGAATCGAAATTCAGCGGAAACACCATCGAGATATGCCCGGTGGGAGCATTGACTTCGTCGCAATATCGTTTTCGCGCCAGACCTTGGGATTTAGAGACGAAGCCAGCGATTTGTCTCGAATGCTCGAACGGATGCAATACGTGGTTCGATTATCGAATCGGTAAGGTGGCGCGCATCAATGGACGAACGAACGAGGCGGTGAACGAAGAGTGGACATGCGACAAAGGAAAGTTCGGTCATGATTATTTGAATACACCTACTCGTTTGACGTCCCCACTCGTGCGAGAAGACGGAAATCTTCGAGAGGTGAGTTGGGGAAAAGCGTACGAGGCGTTGATCCCGTATTTCGAGAAGGGGGGGGAAAAGGTAGCGGGGCTTACTTCGGGCAGATTGAGCAACGAAGATTATTACTTATTCCGGAAGATTTTTAGAGAGCATTTTCGATCCGAAAATTTCGACCACCGTTGGCATCGTTATTTGCCGAAATACGAAAACACACCGGAAAGAAGGCACAATTTGCTGACTTCGCAAATGTCCATCGAGGTATACGAACGAGAGCCGGTCATCTTTATTTTCGGGAAGGATTTGGCGGACGAACAGCCGATTCTTTATTTGCGGGTGCGGAAGGCGTGGTTAAGGAGGGGGGCGAAGATCATCGTTGCGAGTCATGAAAGAACATACGCTGACCGATTCGCCGATGTAGTTTTGCATTTTCGCCCCGGGACGGAGATGGCATTGTTGGCTGGGTTGACGAATTTGCTTTTGGACGGGGGGGCACATACGGAATTGAAAAACGTCGTGAGTCCCTTCACGTTAGAGGAAACGGAGCGAATCACGGGGATTCCGCAAAGAGAAATTTTGCGCGCGGCAGAGATCCTGCGCAGTGGTTTCGCAATGGTTGCCAGTCGCTCGCTTTATGATTTGGTGAATGGCGAGGATATAGTTTCAGCATTAGCAAACTTAGCGATTGCTGGAAAGAGTGCAGAAAAGTTCAATCTTTATGCAACGGAAGGGAATGAACAAGGAGCACTGGAAATCGGAATCTTTCCTCGTGAGAACGGGATGAATACACGTGAAATTTTAGAAGCGTGTGCGGAGGGGAGAATTCGAGCGCTTTGGCTCGTACAGTGCGACCCATTCAAATTATGGAAAGACACGGAATTGGTGCAAAAGGCATTAGAGAATGTTCCGTTTTTAGTCGTTCAAGATATCGAGCAAACAGAGGCGTTTTATTTTGCGAGTGTCGTGTTGCCAGCGTGCGCATTTTGTGAGCGCGACGGAAGTTATACGAATATGGAAAGGCGCGTACAGCGTGTACGGCAAATCATGGAGCCGAAGGGGCATGCCAAGCCGCATTGGAAAATCTTCAGCGAGATATCTTTGCGAATTCAGCCGCACGTTCCACCATTTCAATCCGCGGAAGTGATGAGCAAGATGGGTGAAGAGATCGCTGTATTTCGTGCGTCTCGATATTCGCAATTGGAAGGCGAAGGCGTGCGCTTGCCGCAAGAGGGTCTGGGAACTCCTCGAGTCTTTATTCCTTCGTATCGAGTGTTGGAGGACGTGCGAGCGTGA
- the nuoL gene encoding NADH-quinone oxidoreductase subunit L, giving the protein MTLNNPGMPSEFHLVWVVVLLPLAGFLFQALFGKAIERAWGKEKGRMVLGWIGVLPVALAFIVSVYLFFLLRSLPEEERLVISTWFDWLNLQSLRIPYELRIDVLSLTMALIVTGVGFLIHWYATGYMGEDRDYPRFFTYFNLFIVFMLTLVLANNLLLLFIGWEGVGLCSYLLIGYWYEDIENAKAANKAFIVNRIGDWGMTLGIFLIAVVFASNQGVLGPNETRYLSFDVILPKAQEVLFGYSSWIAFGIPILLFVGAMGKSAQFPLYLWLPDAMAGPTPVSALIHAATMVTAGVYLVARCHVFFELAPYSMMVVACVGAFTAIFAATIAFGQTDIKRVLAFSTVSQLGYMFLGTGVGAFSAGMFHLTTHAFFKALLFLGSGAVILAMAHNQDMRNYGNLWKYLPITFFTMMMGWLAISGVPIWAGFFSKDEILGKVYASSTWWGGIVELPLVQICYWIGLITAVLTAGYMTRLFMLTFLGGEERWRKLKPESEHAEVAEHHESVQSGRHHVGSAMGHPEKESDFYLSDEEILRREREEHEEHPILSPNHTPKEVGSSMTIPLIVLAALSLLGGAVLSGLHPLSEVIGLHIPNYFEEWLAPIAEASVLPSEEMFRTAHTTEILLILASVLAALLGIAYHWRRYRNGLPSDERELRGWRYLAQKQWLYDPIMMKFFVHHLGRFAEGFYRWFDVGVIDTVFVNGSAWVVGIFGRVLRRLQTGYARAYAMAMLVGGVILLTYIWWYLTEVFSKGK; this is encoded by the coding sequence ATGACTTTGAATAATCCTGGTATGCCGAGTGAATTCCATTTGGTATGGGTAGTCGTTTTGCTTCCTTTGGCTGGGTTTTTGTTTCAGGCTTTGTTCGGAAAGGCAATCGAACGAGCGTGGGGAAAAGAAAAAGGGCGGATGGTATTGGGATGGATAGGCGTTTTGCCCGTTGCGTTAGCATTTATCGTAAGCGTTTATCTGTTTTTCTTATTGCGTTCACTGCCAGAAGAGGAGCGACTTGTTATCAGTACGTGGTTCGATTGGTTGAACCTTCAAAGTTTGAGAATTCCTTACGAACTTCGTATAGATGTTCTTTCTTTGACGATGGCGCTTATCGTTACCGGTGTGGGATTTTTAATACACTGGTATGCAACGGGATACATGGGGGAAGACCGCGATTATCCTCGCTTTTTCACTTATTTTAATTTGTTCATCGTTTTCATGCTCACTTTAGTGCTGGCGAACAACCTTCTTTTGTTGTTTATCGGATGGGAGGGTGTCGGGCTTTGTTCTTATTTGTTGATCGGATATTGGTACGAAGATATCGAAAACGCTAAGGCGGCGAATAAAGCATTTATCGTTAATCGCATCGGAGATTGGGGGATGACGCTCGGAATATTTCTCATTGCGGTAGTTTTTGCATCGAATCAAGGAGTTTTAGGTCCTAATGAAACGCGCTACCTCAGTTTCGATGTAATTCTGCCGAAAGCGCAGGAGGTTTTGTTCGGTTACAGTTCTTGGATTGCGTTCGGGATTCCGATTTTGTTGTTCGTAGGGGCGATGGGGAAATCCGCGCAATTTCCTTTGTATTTATGGTTGCCGGATGCGATGGCGGGTCCGACACCTGTTTCCGCCTTGATTCATGCGGCGACGATGGTGACTGCGGGTGTGTATCTCGTGGCGCGATGTCATGTCTTTTTCGAATTGGCTCCTTATTCCATGATGGTGGTGGCTTGCGTCGGTGCATTTACTGCGATTTTTGCCGCTACGATAGCATTCGGTCAGACGGATATCAAGCGTGTTCTCGCATTTTCCACCGTTTCCCAATTAGGATATATGTTTTTAGGAACCGGGGTGGGGGCTTTTTCGGCTGGAATGTTTCATCTGACAACCCATGCGTTTTTTAAAGCGCTGCTGTTTTTAGGCTCAGGCGCAGTCATTCTCGCGATGGCGCATAACCAAGACATGCGTAATTACGGAAATCTTTGGAAATATCTTCCGATTACGTTTTTTACGATGATGATGGGATGGCTTGCGATCTCAGGAGTTCCAATTTGGGCAGGGTTCTTCAGCAAAGACGAGATTTTAGGAAAGGTTTATGCGAGCAGCACTTGGTGGGGGGGAATCGTGGAGTTGCCGCTCGTGCAGATTTGCTATTGGATTGGTTTGATTACCGCGGTTCTCACTGCTGGGTACATGACTCGTTTATTTATGCTGACCTTTTTGGGAGGGGAGGAGCGCTGGAGGAAACTTAAACCGGAAAGTGAGCATGCCGAAGTCGCGGAACACCACGAGTCTGTTCAATCGGGGAGGCATCACGTGGGATCGGCGATGGGACACCCCGAGAAAGAGTCCGACTTTTATCTTTCGGACGAGGAGATTCTTCGACGGGAAAGGGAAGAGCACGAAGAGCATCCTATCCTTTCCCCGAACCATACACCGAAAGAAGTAGGTTCTTCTATGACGATTCCGCTCATCGTTTTAGCAGCGCTCTCTCTATTAGGGGGGGCGGTGCTTTCGGGTCTACACCCGCTTAGCGAGGTAATCGGGTTGCATATTCCGAATTATTTCGAGGAGTGGCTTGCTCCCATTGCGGAGGCATCCGTTTTACCGAGCGAAGAAATGTTTCGTACAGCACATACGACCGAAATTTTGTTGATTCTCGCATCGGTTCTCGCAGCACTATTGGGAATCGCTTATCACTGGCGGCGATACCGAAATGGGCTTCCTTCCGACGAAAGAGAGTTGCGCGGATGGCGGTATCTCGCTCAGAAACAATGGCTTTACGACCCAATCATGATGAAGTTTTTCGTTCATCATCTCGGCAGATTCGCCGAGGGGTTTTATCGTTGGTTCGATGTGGGAGTTATCGACACGGTTTTCGTGAATGGTTCGGCTTGGGTCGTAGGGATTTTCGGAAGGGTGTTGCGGCGACTTCAAACCGGGTATGCGCGCGCTTACGCTATGGCTATGCTCGTGGGGGGGGTCATTTTGCTCACGTATATTTGGTGGTATCTCACCGAGGTGTTTTCTAAGGGGAAATAA
- the nuoH gene encoding NADH-quinone oxidoreductase subunit NuoH encodes MINIESELFWAILRVLIVVGFVLISVPPIIWWERRLLGWMQDRIGPNRVGPFGFLQPIADGVKLLFKEDFTPRDVDRLMYFLSPAIALLPAFVIGATIPWSPNPRLTPIADVDVGVLWVLAVSSLGVYGIVLGGWASNNKYSLLGGLRSAAQLVSYELPMGVALYSVLLPSGTLRLTEVVSKQHEALWGRFEWFQNWFILTPFGLISAAIFLICMVAETNRAPFDLPEAESELIAGYHTEYSSMKFAVFFMGEYAAMVAFSGLFAVLYLGGWSLAPFNWEHLAAVSRDAGLGWLGGVLTFINGPWMAPVWFVGKIFGGLTFYIWLRATLPRLRYDQLMNFCWKYLLPAAAANFVLVAIGMLYGWLVYAFFLAILLVMYLIFVVVYYLPRAKKPTIELMKIPANTSRVIEIERSRQ; translated from the coding sequence GTGATCAACATCGAAAGCGAATTGTTTTGGGCTATTTTGAGAGTTTTGATTGTGGTGGGCTTCGTTCTCATCTCAGTCCCCCCCATCATTTGGTGGGAGAGGAGATTATTGGGATGGATGCAAGACCGAATCGGGCCGAACCGTGTAGGACCATTCGGTTTTTTGCAACCGATAGCGGACGGTGTGAAACTTTTGTTCAAAGAGGATTTCACTCCTCGCGATGTAGACCGGTTGATGTATTTTCTTTCCCCTGCGATTGCTCTTTTGCCTGCGTTTGTGATTGGAGCGACGATTCCTTGGAGCCCGAATCCTCGTTTGACTCCGATTGCCGATGTGGATGTGGGGGTTTTATGGGTTTTGGCAGTTTCTTCTTTGGGGGTTTACGGTATTGTTTTGGGGGGGTGGGCGTCGAACAATAAATATTCTCTGTTGGGGGGGCTCAGAAGTGCTGCACAACTCGTGAGTTACGAATTGCCGATGGGTGTCGCTCTGTACAGTGTTTTATTACCGAGCGGGACTCTTAGGCTTACAGAAGTAGTTTCCAAACAGCATGAGGCTCTTTGGGGGCGATTCGAGTGGTTTCAGAATTGGTTTATTTTGACTCCTTTCGGGTTGATTTCTGCGGCGATTTTTCTCATCTGCATGGTTGCCGAGACGAACCGCGCGCCTTTCGATTTGCCAGAAGCGGAATCGGAGTTGATTGCGGGTTATCACACGGAATACAGTTCCATGAAGTTCGCTGTGTTTTTCATGGGTGAATACGCAGCGATGGTTGCATTCAGTGGGCTTTTTGCCGTTTTGTATTTGGGGGGGTGGAGTTTGGCTCCTTTCAACTGGGAGCACCTTGCGGCAGTTTCGCGGGATGCGGGGTTGGGATGGTTAGGTGGGGTACTGACTTTCATCAACGGTCCATGGATGGCGCCTGTTTGGTTTGTAGGAAAGATTTTCGGTGGACTCACTTTTTATATTTGGCTTCGAGCGACTCTACCCAGGTTGCGTTATGACCAACTGATGAATTTTTGTTGGAAGTATTTGCTTCCTGCAGCAGCGGCGAATTTCGTTTTGGTCGCTATCGGCATGCTTTACGGATGGCTCGTTTATGCGTTTTTCCTCGCGATACTCTTGGTGATGTATTTGATTTTCGTTGTTGTGTATTATCTTCCGCGCGCTAAGAAGCCGACGATCGAACTCATGAAGATTCCTGCGAATACTTCGCGTGTAATCGAAATCGAAAGGAGCAGGCAATGA
- the nuoK gene encoding NADH-quinone oxidoreductase subunit NuoK gives MLGVPLAGFLGLSAVMFAMGVLGVLLKRNPIVIFMCIELMLNAANLVFLAFARYHSTPLSSTIPTMHTFMNGQMAVIFVMAVAAAEVAIGLGIIMAIFRIREDVDIDQMNILRG, from the coding sequence ATGTTAGGTGTACCGCTTGCAGGATTTCTCGGTCTCAGTGCGGTGATGTTCGCAATGGGTGTTTTGGGAGTTTTATTGAAGCGCAATCCTATCGTGATCTTCATGTGTATCGAGCTTATGCTCAATGCGGCGAACCTCGTTTTTTTGGCTTTCGCTCGATACCATTCGACTCCGTTGAGTTCGACCATTCCAACGATGCACACTTTTATGAATGGACAGATGGCAGTGATCTTTGTGATGGCAGTGGCAGCAGCAGAAGTTGCAATCGGTTTGGGAATCATCATGGCAATTTTCCGAATCCGTGAAGATGTGGATATAGACCAGATGAACATTTTGAGAGGATAA